One window from the genome of Veillonellaceae bacterium encodes:
- a CDS encoding amidohydrolase, which produces MFALVGGTVITISNQPLVGGTVLIDKGKIVAVGKGQALPDSCKIIDITGKVVTPGLIDAHTHLGVYAESLDWSGEDVNEISQPVTPALDVIDALNPADVGLAEAVGGGITTVMVAPGSANPIGGQCTVIKTRPRASVEQMIIRRHAGLKMAFGENPRRTYGDKKKMPVTRMATALLIREMLQKGREYLSKLDSKDHKFDYEMEAIARVLRREMPIRAHAHRADDIVTALRIAEEFDLDIIIEHATEGHLIKGLLAERQARVVLGPLMITKGKLELKEASWRAPAILAEHGVLFAFMSDHPVVPSKFLPVYAGIAARFGLNQDEALKAITINAAKLLGLEARIGTIEPGKDADLVVWNDHPLLLAAKPDYVIVDGHIGKVDMEQKIAKWSSL; this is translated from the coding sequence ATGTTTGCATTAGTTGGTGGAACAGTTATTACGATATCCAATCAGCCATTAGTCGGCGGAACTGTTCTTATAGATAAGGGGAAAATAGTCGCGGTCGGGAAAGGCCAAGCCCTCCCTGACAGCTGTAAAATTATTGATATAACGGGTAAGGTGGTAACGCCGGGTTTAATCGATGCTCATACCCATCTCGGCGTTTATGCTGAGTCGCTTGACTGGTCGGGTGAAGATGTCAATGAAATTAGCCAGCCGGTTACGCCAGCTCTTGATGTTATTGACGCCCTTAATCCGGCAGATGTTGGTCTGGCGGAGGCGGTCGGTGGCGGTATAACGACAGTAATGGTAGCGCCTGGCAGCGCAAATCCGATTGGCGGGCAATGTACGGTAATTAAAACCAGACCACGTGCAAGTGTTGAGCAAATGATTATCAGACGGCATGCCGGACTTAAAATGGCTTTCGGCGAGAACCCGCGCCGGACCTACGGCGACAAGAAAAAAATGCCGGTTACCCGCATGGCTACGGCCTTGCTTATCCGCGAGATGCTGCAAAAGGGCAGAGAATATCTTAGTAAGCTCGACAGTAAGGATCATAAATTTGATTATGAAATGGAGGCAATTGCGCGGGTGCTGCGACGGGAAATGCCGATTCGCGCCCATGCTCACCGGGCTGACGACATAGTGACTGCCCTTAGAATTGCCGAAGAATTTGACCTTGATATTATTATCGAGCATGCTACTGAGGGGCATCTTATAAAAGGACTGCTTGCCGAGCGGCAGGCACGGGTTGTACTGGGGCCGCTTATGATAACAAAGGGGAAACTGGAGCTTAAAGAGGCCTCGTGGCGCGCGCCGGCAATATTAGCCGAGCACGGTGTTCTGTTTGCGTTTATGAGTGACCACCCGGTTGTGCCCAGTAAATTCTTGCCGGTCTACGCCGGGATTGCAGCCCGCTTTGGCCTGAATCAGGATGAGGCGTTAAAGGCTATTACGATAAATGCGGCCAAGCTTTTAGGACTTGAAGCCAGAATCGGCACTATCGAACCGGGTAAAGACGCCGATTTAGTCGTTTGGAACGATCATCCGCTGCTGCTGGCAGCTAAGCCGGATTATGTTATAGTAGATGGACACATTGGCAAGGTCGATATGGAACAAAAGATTGCTAAATGGAGCAGTTTATAA
- a CDS encoding aspartyl-phosphate phosphatase Spo0E family protein, producing MPNADALKWQIEELREKLHQLVLDKQGNFIDEEVARMSAELDEIIVAYEKVKQTKR from the coding sequence ATGCCCAACGCAGACGCCTTAAAATGGCAAATCGAAGAACTACGTGAAAAACTCCATCAGCTTGTCCTTGATAAACAAGGCAATTTTATTGATGAAGAAGTTGCACGCATGAGTGCGGAACTTGATGAAATTATTGTAGCTTATGAAAAGGTAAAGCAGACCAAGCGGTAG
- the hypB gene encoding hydrogenase nickel incorporation protein HypB encodes MEIKVMTNILDANDQLSRTVNERLTAEGIFVLNLLGSPGCGKTTLLEKTIAALKGELSLAVIEGDLFTSKDAERIEQQGVPVIQINTAGGCHLDAGMINSAIDNLDLKTLDMIIIENVGNLVCPAEFEIGEDAKVTVLSITEGEDKPLKYPLVFRKSQAVLLNKMDLLPYTGFDLAAAIDDIKGINPDARLITASCRSGEGLEEWYHWLKLQVGKKKKIGAVNYAQRRRLKMANRRTT; translated from the coding sequence ATGGAGATTAAGGTTATGACCAATATTCTTGACGCCAACGACCAATTATCCCGAACTGTAAATGAACGGTTAACGGCAGAGGGAATTTTTGTTCTCAATTTGCTAGGGTCGCCGGGCTGCGGCAAGACAACGCTTCTGGAAAAAACCATAGCCGCTCTCAAAGGCGAACTATCGCTGGCAGTTATTGAGGGCGATTTATTTACAAGTAAAGATGCTGAGCGGATTGAACAGCAAGGTGTACCGGTAATTCAAATAAATACTGCCGGCGGGTGTCATCTGGACGCTGGGATGATAAACAGTGCTATTGATAATCTGGATTTAAAAACGCTTGATATGATAATAATTGAAAATGTGGGCAATCTCGTTTGTCCAGCTGAATTCGAAATCGGTGAAGATGCCAAGGTAACTGTTTTAAGTATTACTGAGGGTGAGGACAAGCCCTTAAAGTATCCGTTGGTTTTCCGTAAATCGCAGGCTGTTTTATTAAACAAAATGGATTTACTACCATATACCGGCTTTGATTTAGCTGCTGCTATTGATGATATCAAGGGCATTAATCCGGATGCCAGGCTGATTACTGCTTCATGCCGAAGCGGGGAGGGCCTTGAGGAATGGTACCATTGGTTAAAATTGCAGGTTGGTAAAAAAAAAAAAATAGGAGCAGTGAATTATGCCCAACGCAGACGCCTTAAAATGGCAAATCGAAGAACTACGTGA
- the hypA gene encoding hydrogenase maturation nickel metallochaperone HypA, whose protein sequence is MHEMALAQGILDVALSTASQHDTLKIGRIKLLVGEMTNVEPESLRFCFKALSAGSIAENAAVEIEVTPLIGRCRQCASEFSVAGFYFVCSECQSSSVEILSGRELTIEYLEVE, encoded by the coding sequence ATGCATGAAATGGCTCTTGCTCAAGGGATTTTAGATGTTGCGCTTAGCACGGCTAGCCAGCACGACACCCTAAAAATCGGACGTATTAAACTGCTGGTCGGCGAAATGACTAATGTTGAACCTGAGTCGCTTAGATTTTGTTTTAAAGCCTTGTCAGCCGGCTCAATTGCTGAGAATGCAGCGGTAGAGATCGAGGTAACGCCGCTGATAGGGCGCTGCCGACAGTGTGCCAGTGAATTTTCAGTGGCAGGATTCTATTTTGTCTGTTCGGAGTGTCAGTCATCGTCAGTTGAGATCCTCTCGGGTCGTGAGCTCACGATAGAATATTTGGAGGTGGAATAA
- a CDS encoding alpha/beta-type small acid-soluble spore protein has protein sequence MARSRKPVNPQAENALDRMKFEVASELGIAETVRQNGWSTMTSADCGRVGGQMVRRMIEQYEASMSGTTATSSTATSGTTAAGSTMTAQFDANNRP, from the coding sequence ATGGCTAGAAGCAGAAAACCTGTCAATCCACAAGCAGAAAACGCTCTTGATCGTATGAAGTTTGAAGTTGCCTCCGAATTAGGCATAGCTGAAACAGTTCGCCAAAACGGTTGGTCAACAATGACTTCAGCTGACTGTGGTCGTGTCGGCGGTCAAATGGTTCGCCGCATGATTGAACAGTATGAAGCAAGCATGAGCGGTACTACAGCTACTAGCAGCACCGCTACAAGCGGAACAACTGCTGCTGGCAGCACTATGACAGCTCAGTTTGATGCTAACAATAGGCCTTAA
- a CDS encoding histidinol-phosphatase translates to MDELKEYLLSDIWPLAEKIAEYLRAQKAIDDAAVAGSIRRRSQTVRDIDIVVAGNDPAAAIQAAAEMPGVDSIIEKSPARVKARLTTGMPLEILVVPPENFIVALLLATGSKMHCEQLQNHASINNLTFSNFSGSEHDIYRQLKLQYIEPELREGLGEIEQAVKCKLPDLVAEQDIKGIFHVHTSYSDGGDSLSNMAAAAYNRGWSYMGIADHSKTAYYARGLKLPAIMAQRREIDSLNAKNSKFVILSGIESDILPDGSLDYDDDTLAQFDFVIASVHSAFRQGEAVMTKRIIKAISNKYVTMLGHPTGRLLLRRRSYAINLEEIINAAAVTGTIIEINSSPHRLDLDWSWCRKAQEQGVLLSVNPDAHSVEEFDYVRYGINTARKGWLSPEDILNTRPLTEVKKLLNRKRGK, encoded by the coding sequence ATGGATGAATTGAAGGAGTATCTTCTCAGCGACATTTGGCCGCTGGCCGAAAAAATAGCTGAATACTTGCGTGCCCAAAAGGCTATTGACGACGCGGCTGTAGCCGGTAGCATCAGGCGCCGCTCCCAGACTGTTAGGGATATTGATATTGTTGTGGCAGGCAATGATCCGGCTGCTGCTATTCAGGCGGCAGCAGAGATGCCGGGAGTTGACAGTATTATCGAAAAAAGCCCGGCCCGCGTAAAGGCCCGGCTGACTACCGGTATGCCGCTTGAAATATTAGTTGTGCCGCCGGAAAATTTTATTGTCGCTCTACTTTTAGCGACCGGCAGTAAAATGCATTGTGAGCAGCTGCAAAATCATGCTTCAATCAACAACCTGACCTTTTCCAACTTTTCCGGTTCAGAGCATGACATTTACCGGCAGCTCAAACTGCAGTATATTGAGCCTGAATTACGCGAGGGCTTAGGTGAAATTGAACAAGCGGTTAAATGCAAGCTGCCTGATCTGGTAGCTGAACAGGATATAAAAGGCATATTCCATGTCCACACCTCCTATTCGGACGGTGGCGATAGTTTAAGTAATATGGCTGCCGCTGCTTATAACCGAGGTTGGAGCTATATGGGCATCGCCGATCATAGCAAAACAGCCTATTATGCCCGTGGTTTGAAATTGCCGGCTATTATGGCTCAGCGCAGGGAAATCGACAGCCTTAATGCTAAAAATTCAAAGTTTGTGATTCTTTCCGGCATTGAAAGTGATATATTACCGGATGGATCGCTAGATTATGATGACGATACTCTGGCTCAATTTGATTTTGTTATTGCCTCGGTTCACTCGGCCTTTCGGCAGGGGGAAGCCGTTATGACCAAGCGAATTATTAAAGCTATTAGTAATAAATATGTAACAATGCTAGGGCATCCGACAGGTCGGCTTTTACTAAGACGCCGGTCATATGCCATCAATTTGGAAGAAATAATAAACGCGGCAGCAGTTACCGGCACCATTATTGAAATTAATTCAAGTCCGCACCGGCTTGACCTTGACTGGAGCTGGTGCCGTAAGGCACAAGAACAGGGGGTTTTATTATCGGTCAACCCGGATGCGCATTCTGTTGAAGAATTTGATTATGTCAGATATGGTATTAATACCGCGCGCAAAGGGTGGCTCAGTCCGGAGGATATTTTGAATACAAGGCCATTAACTGAAGTGAAAAAACTTCTAAACCGAAAGCGCGGAAAATAA
- a CDS encoding PASTA domain-containing protein, with translation MAGIPGKGLQRRITIFVIVIIAALFMLAGRLAWIQFVQGDKLSEKARGQVLENRGLLSPRGTIFDRNGRELAVSFLAKSLYVDPEEFIKSNQNPDAIANLLAPVLDMKAVDIKERFAAGGRFVWIKRTLDPAVSDKVISIIKEHNIKGLAFIEESKRYYPNDNLAAQVLGFVGTDDIGLDGLEMALDGTIKGSLSKHTIDTDNRGIPIFESIFTVAPPKKGKNVYLTLDSTIQFIVEESLDKAMASTKAARATIIVMNPRTGDILAMANRPTFNPNQFYKYGPENWRNRAVSDLYEPGSTFKSIVAAAAVQEGLVHPDERFIDKGYVEVSGRRIKNWSGDSYGEVSFTDIMKNSINTGIVEVGMRLGAARLTNYIRAFGFGQATNIELPGEAEGILFKPENMRDSDIATMSIGHSIAVTPLQLITAVSAIANDGVLLRPHIIKEIQNDDGSVYSAASTQVMRQVISLETSRTMVRMLEEVVTEGGAKKAQAKGYRIAGKTGTAEKLREDGSGYLAGRYIASFAGFGPVEDPKLAVLVVLDDPRGVYYGGETAAPVAGEIFAKVLRYLNIHPDSGQPALPKTVSKTVAVSAASPSGPIPAGKAVVPDLKGKTMREAGDLLFKAGLAMIPEGTGLAASQSIAPNTLIDAGSEVRVYFKPR, from the coding sequence ATGGCAGGAATACCGGGCAAAGGCCTGCAAAGAAGAATTACAATATTTGTTATCGTTATAATAGCAGCTTTATTTATGCTAGCGGGGCGATTAGCCTGGATTCAATTCGTTCAGGGAGATAAATTGTCAGAAAAGGCAAGGGGGCAGGTGCTGGAAAATCGAGGGCTGCTTTCGCCACGGGGTACTATATTTGACCGAAACGGCCGGGAGTTGGCTGTCAGTTTTCTGGCAAAATCGTTATATGTCGATCCCGAAGAATTCATAAAAAGCAACCAGAACCCGGATGCTATAGCTAACCTGCTGGCGCCGGTGTTAGACATGAAGGCTGTTGATATCAAGGAAAGGTTTGCGGCAGGCGGACGCTTTGTCTGGATTAAACGGACGCTTGATCCGGCGGTCTCAGACAAGGTAATTAGCATAATCAAGGAACATAACATTAAAGGACTGGCCTTTATTGAGGAAAGCAAGCGCTATTATCCCAACGACAACTTAGCCGCCCAAGTGCTGGGTTTTGTTGGTACTGATGATATTGGCCTTGATGGTCTTGAAATGGCCTTGGATGGAACGATTAAGGGCAGCCTCTCCAAGCATACTATTGATACTGACAATCGTGGTATTCCGATATTTGAATCGATTTTCACCGTTGCTCCACCGAAAAAGGGCAAAAATGTCTATCTGACGCTTGATTCTACTATTCAGTTTATTGTTGAAGAAAGCTTGGACAAGGCTATGGCTAGCACTAAGGCGGCGAGGGCCACCATAATTGTTATGAACCCTCGGACAGGTGATATTCTGGCTATGGCTAACCGGCCGACCTTCAATCCAAATCAGTTCTATAAATACGGACCGGAAAACTGGCGAAATCGGGCTGTTTCCGATCTTTATGAGCCGGGCTCAACCTTTAAGAGCATTGTTGCCGCTGCAGCGGTTCAGGAGGGTCTGGTTCACCCTGATGAAAGGTTTATTGATAAAGGTTATGTGGAGGTGTCAGGGCGGCGGATTAAAAACTGGAGCGGCGATAGTTACGGTGAGGTTAGCTTTACGGATATTATGAAGAATTCAATAAATACCGGCATTGTCGAAGTTGGGATGCGACTTGGGGCTGCCCGGCTGACCAATTATATCCGCGCGTTCGGTTTCGGGCAGGCAACCAATATCGAGCTGCCGGGCGAGGCTGAGGGTATCTTGTTTAAGCCTGAGAATATGCGTGATTCAGATATAGCAACAATGTCAATCGGGCATAGTATTGCCGTGACGCCGCTCCAACTTATTACAGCCGTTTCGGCCATAGCCAACGACGGCGTTCTGCTTCGGCCCCATATTATCAAGGAGATCCAGAATGACGACGGTTCGGTATACAGTGCAGCCTCTACCCAGGTTATGCGGCAGGTTATCAGCCTCGAAACCTCCAGGACGATGGTAAGAATGCTAGAAGAAGTAGTTACAGAGGGCGGTGCTAAAAAAGCACAGGCAAAAGGCTACCGAATTGCCGGTAAAACCGGAACGGCCGAGAAATTGCGGGAAGATGGGAGCGGTTACCTGGCAGGCCGCTATATTGCATCTTTCGCCGGCTTCGGTCCGGTTGAAGATCCGAAGCTTGCGGTTCTGGTTGTACTTGATGATCCGCGCGGCGTTTATTACGGTGGCGAGACTGCAGCGCCGGTAGCCGGTGAAATTTTTGCCAAGGTACTGCGTTATTTAAATATACATCCTGATTCAGGGCAGCCAGCCCTCCCTAAAACAGTAAGCAAGACAGTAGCAGTTTCTGCCGCGTCTCCATCCGGGCCTATTCCTGCCGGTAAAGCAGTTGTTCCGGATTTAAAGGGTAAAACTATGCGGGAGGCCGGAGATTTGCTTTTTAAAGCAGGACTGGCAATGATACCGGAGGGAACGGGACTGGCAGCCAGCCAAAGTATAGCTCCCAACACTCTCATTGATGCGGGCAGTGAAGTGCGGGTATATTTCAAACCCAGATAG
- a CDS encoding MFS transporter: MRAAQLFVCSCLLEIADKAPGASQAFSFYYKFLTANYAMGLEPYGKIELKKGGGTMQERFSLLSRDFIVLCFANFFYFGSFYFLLPTMPQYVDMLGGSAGQVGMVMGWFTLAAVAARPYFGKMVDRYGHKRFMLLGSIFFILFFILYIYIQSVALLYIARGAHGLAHACFMAASAAYIADIAPPHRRGEVIGIYGTSNIVAMALFPAWGSTLISTTGNFSYLFGLAAVAATICLFAVVFLREINKGSGKDYKPASVIELSKRRGVIVPSIALFGGATAYGAVFTFLPLFAPQRGLTDFGMFFTVYALSTIVSRVLVGKLSDRIGRRQLVMPFIALVALAVVLLPGLDSLAMLAAIGGLFGLGFGAFMPTLNALVVDYTPPQDRGSALGFFTSFMDLGITAGAVILGAAGNYFGFEIMFYMGSAAALAGLIIFALFLGPNPTQADR, translated from the coding sequence TGACAAAGCGCCTGGCGCAAGCCAGGCGTTTAGTTTTTATTATAAATTTCTAACTGCAAACTACGCGATGGGCTTGGAACCTTATGGTAAAATAGAATTAAAGAAAGGGGGCGGGACAATGCAGGAGAGGTTTAGTTTGTTGTCAAGAGATTTCATAGTGCTTTGTTTTGCCAACTTTTTCTACTTCGGCAGCTTTTATTTTTTGCTGCCAACTATGCCGCAATATGTCGATATGTTAGGCGGGTCAGCCGGTCAGGTCGGCATGGTTATGGGGTGGTTTACGCTGGCCGCTGTGGCGGCCCGGCCATATTTCGGCAAAATGGTTGACAGATATGGACATAAGCGGTTTATGCTGTTGGGCAGTATCTTTTTTATCCTGTTTTTTATTCTTTACATCTATATTCAGTCTGTTGCCCTGCTCTACATCGCGCGCGGTGCGCATGGCTTGGCTCATGCTTGCTTTATGGCAGCTTCGGCGGCCTATATTGCTGATATTGCTCCGCCGCATCGCCGCGGCGAAGTTATCGGTATTTACGGTACGTCCAACATCGTAGCCATGGCTCTGTTTCCGGCTTGGGGTTCAACGCTTATCAGTACAACCGGTAATTTTAGTTATTTATTTGGCTTGGCAGCCGTGGCAGCCACTATTTGCCTGTTTGCGGTGGTTTTTCTCAGGGAAATCAATAAAGGCTCCGGAAAAGATTATAAGCCCGCCAGCGTTATTGAACTCAGCAAACGACGCGGTGTTATTGTCCCGTCAATAGCTTTATTTGGCGGCGCAACAGCATATGGAGCTGTTTTCACCTTTTTACCACTTTTCGCGCCGCAGCGTGGGCTGACCGATTTTGGGATGTTTTTTACGGTATATGCATTAAGCACTATTGTCAGTCGGGTGTTGGTTGGCAAGCTATCTGACCGAATCGGCCGACGTCAGCTTGTTATGCCGTTCATTGCTTTGGTTGCGCTAGCCGTTGTGCTGCTGCCCGGTCTTGACAGTTTAGCAATGCTGGCCGCAATTGGAGGATTGTTCGGTTTAGGGTTTGGGGCCTTCATGCCAACGCTGAATGCGCTGGTTGTTGATTACACGCCGCCGCAAGACAGGGGCAGCGCATTGGGATTCTTTACTTCGTTTATGGACCTCGGCATAACAGCCGGTGCAGTAATTCTTGGTGCTGCCGGTAACTACTTTGGATTTGAGATCATGTTCTATATGGGCAGTGCTGCTGCGCTTGCCGGTCTAATTATTTTTGCCCTATTTCTTGGCCCAAATCCAACTCAGGCGGATAGATAA